ACATTTGTTCATTAGAGTAATGTTTGAGATTAAGTGACGAAGTTCCTGAAGCGTGCGTCTAACTCAGCAACGGTTCTTATTTAATATTACAGGAAAGCGGATAAACAGAGGAGAATGATATGGTAAGGAATTGCCTTGCAAGTTCAAATTTCAAGGACTCGAAACAAATTTTTGTGTGACTGgtttgaagaaaagtttaaaaaggacaAAAAAGCTAATTGTAATCAAAATGACTATGTTTTGTCTAGGACAGTGTGCGATTAAATCAAAATCGAACCCATTTTGTTAGAAAGTTTCTTGATATTGTTTACTGTCCGCTTACATGAGGTTATTTTAGATCCTGTCGACCCTGAATAGGTGTCTGTGTCTGCTTGCAAGAGATGTCAGCTTTCGGGAGGTTAAATATGTAGTGTTTAGAGGATAAATTGCTGGGACCACAGTTTGGTGTGCGCATTTGGGAGGTGTCCGCTTACACGAGGAGTCCATTAGTGGCGGTTCGACTGTAATTACTACAGTAATAGAACACCAACttatttattttcactgaaCAGAAATTTTTTGTACCTACAGTGTAAAAAGAAGAACAATCATGTGATCATCAGCAACCATGAATAACCTACCATCTTTAATTGCATTAGCCAAATTTTCAGGAACAGTGATAAAGTTCCAAAACTCATTAACTTCATGCATCTTGATAAGATAGCCCTCCTTTTTGAGTTTGTTCTCAAAGTTAATGATCTATAAAATTCAGGCAATGTACAAATGTTAACTATTAGTAGGCATTATGCAAGTTTACCTGAAAAATGGAGAGCATCATGTTGAATATCTCCCTTAAGAattggaaatacatgtacaagacCTGCATAAGTGAACAATGGGCCACAATAAAGGTTGACGCCATCAAGACCTACAATCACAGGTAGGACAGTCATGTTGCAAGGTGGACAGATACGGTGACAGGTGAAGGTTCCAAGTAACAGACTGGATATCATGAAGCTATACGTCATCAAGAGGATGACGCTGAGGGTAACTGGAGGGATGACCTTTCTGTAGTGTAATTTGTAATGGATGGCCTGGATTAACGCAACCTTTCTCATAATTCTCCTCGTGTCCGCCATTACACACATACACGTACAATGCCAAGTAACACAGGGCTCCCACAACACTACACTTGCCAGCTGTTAAGAACATTCACGGAAGAAATTTTGGGTTCAAGACCAATAAATCTGGAAGACTACTAGGAAATCATTCCTAGCACTCTCTCAAGAGTTACTGGGAATCCAACCAGGAAATGGATTCTTTGAGTTCATATTAAATTAAAGGTGCCTTTACCCTAAGCTGTACCTTGTAATAATCAGTCTGCATTAAACTATCCCTAACTTGTCTGTCACTGATGAGAACAGATCTTGGCAGCTTGTGAGGAACTTTGTGGCACTTTtctttctaaaaaaaaacaagttacaTAAGGTCATGAAGGTGATTAATTTATCACAGTAACTCTACATTGTGATTATAAGATTTGTCAGACAACGACTGCAGGCAAAGGCAGCTTAAGCTGTGCACAACTACAATTGTACAACTCAAAACATTAATTTCGCTTTCGCTGTAATAAACACTTGTCAATACTTAAACTATACTCCCAAGTTAATATTCTAAGAGTTTCATCACACACAGTCCTAATTTCTCATGATTTTTGGGCAGGGAGGAAGAATGATGAAGCCATATTATAAAGTTCTGGAAACAACATTTATCTTTAAATTCATTTTCAAATGTTATAATTAGTTGTTTGGTTACACTTATAATTATAGTTTAAAAGATGAAAGATGAAAGTTCTGTACACAGTTCTTTTCAGGAACTTGAACTTGAAGTTCAAAATTGTGATAGGAGTTAATTTGTCTACAGCAATAAACAcctgtcagattgtttccggactctaaatttttcgtttattacacaagtttgaccgtcaaagttgtttaatacacaactttgacggtcaaacttgtgtaataaacgaaaaatttagagtccggaaacaatctgacaggtgttaataataataataataataataataataataataataataattattattattattattattattattattggccaACACTCAGTTCTGTTATTTATCTTgatatttgattggttgatggaaagtagccacatttttctcaaattggacaGATAATGTTCAAAGCTCAGAAGTAAATGTTCcagcaaaaactatccaatttattttaaatatgGACAGTAGgcaaaaactaataaaaaatAGATCCAttggcaatattggattttgCATGATGcagatataataaaaataattattatcttaTTAATTGATGTATTGAAGGTATTATTAGTGACATTACTTCATTCTGCTCTGATATTTTCGCTTGTTCTTTcagtttttgttgttgcttttgcATAGCCTTCCTTTGCTGTTCCACTTTATCTTTTAACGCTTTCTTGTATTCTGCTTTGTAGTAATCACGAAGCATCAGAAGACCTTGAATTAAATCATCATGTTCCTGAAATTGAGAGGTTTaaataataaattgttatttGATATTAAATTCAGTAAATTACCAATTTCCCCTCAGAAATGTACGTGTACACACCTCCATGGTTTTGCTATGGATTTTCATTACCCAAGGAACTAGAAGTACAGTCAGATCTTTTCTAAAAATTCAATCCAAATGGGgctctgaatttttttaaagaaactcctctagttatttttaaaactttattaACTAATATCTGTCCAGttacttaagaaaaaaataatacaatttTCAAgggtatttaatttaattttaggaTCATTGTACCCAACATATATATATGTGCTTTTAAATGTAATACTTTTCATACTTCTGCAAAGTAGACATGTAATGTAATAAAAGCAAGATTCCATGCAAAGGGTTGTTCCTTTGATGACAATTATTCAATTTTGTCAATAATAATTGAATTCAAGGAAATGGTATTAAAGATGGATGGCATACGTGAGTTGATAACATACAGTAGCTTTTTATTAATTCcaaattaaaacaaatgttcTGAATTACAATAGCACGAAGCaggcaataataatattttattgccttttctttcagcttcttcaaattttcttgttcCTCTTTGTCAAGAGCATCTTCCCCATCAgcttttgattttgatttcacTTGACGGTGCTGCAATTGTTGAGATAACTGTATAATCTCTCCATGATATGTCTGCTGTTTCTTAAGCTTCCTATTTTTAATTTCTGTTCCTTTAGTTTCTGTAaactgagaaaataaaaaacgCATGACTTAAAATACATTTATAATCACACCTTTACATTTGTGTTCAACAGAGCAAGCATATGTACAAAATTACAGTGCAACTTCATATGTTGgtcataaatattattattatacaatgctgatgctatctcaattttgattggctaaaagcaccCCGCTAATTCCAGATGGTGCTGTGTCATCGCATCACATCTACAGACACTGGCATTTATGCATGTAGGTAATTGACGCGTTTTTGCAGACAATGGTTTTCGTCACCTGACAAGCTAGCCGGCGGTTTGAGCAAGATTGTGTGAGGTGAGAGGTGAGGAAGTGACTATTAATCCGCACCAGTTATCTCCAGTTATTATAGCCTTTCTCAAGAAGAATTTATTGTACAGAACTCTCATTCAGAGATAacgaaaaattttaatttctttaactgTAATGTCAACATTCATTAAACGCAAatgaagttttgtttacatctcgatatcgggaacatttttcataagaCCGTGCAacttaactttagaattttgttcaaaagtttCAGTTCGATTCACTTTTTCCTGACACGTTTTCAGATGCTTTAGGCTTAAATCCTTTCTGTAAACCTTTTGAATTCCgctttacatgtaattcacGGCTGTCATTAATAAAGATGTTTACACTGAAACGTGTCATTGCATGgcttactttgttgttgttctgtgaaatgtctcaatgcttctacatttataattgtataataaaacaattattggattcggtttttgcatgataacgaaattatcaaggcctcggtttgtgttatccgcctcagccttcagcttcggcagataacacaaacctcggccttgataattctcgctatcatgctcaacctcatccaataattgcttattGTTAACACTTCACAAAAGGTACACATGTAATTCGTTAGGTTGGAAACACACAACTCTACACCTTTCCTCACCAATGTTGAGTTTGGAGGATTGTGATTACGTACCTGATTGACATCAGCCTGAGATTGTTTGAATGTTTCACTTTGTACTGGCATTTGTCCTTGAACATGACACTTGGACAGTTTATCACCAGACATGTAACCCAACATCATAGATGGAAATGAAGACTGTTTATGAATCTTCCTGTACAGTTTTATGAACAGAAAAGAGAGTTTAACCTCAGAGTACTGATGCAACTTAAGTTAATATAAACATGCACAAAGGTTCCTTACCTGTCTTAAAGAAAGCATTCATTTTTCACGAGCATGGGGTGTGTGTGTGGGGAATGGGGGAGGGGAGAAAGTTATAAAAGAATCCCATGTCACacttacatacatgtaactaGTTATGGTTACTTTTAATTTACCAGAAACTGCAAATTGGGTGTGCACATTAAAGTTTTTGCAAGAAGAATGGCTTGAAGTACACTTTGGACCTGATGATGACCAGGGCGATTGTTACAAGTGAGCCTTGAGAAGGATTGATATGGATGACAATGACTTATTTTAGTCTTCCGAGGCAATGACAACTATACAATGATATTGTCCTAGCTTTAAATGGTTTGATATATGGATGAAACTTTAAAGACTGTCAGCTAAATCAACACACTGACAGAAAGAGTGTAATTCTGGTCAAAAGTAGCAACTcagaaaacaaacatttttgcaATGTctattaaatttaattttcatttcatgCTAATGTTAGGATaaccaaagaaaaaagattTGAGCATCACAGTGTGTCATAATACCTGAGCCTTaattatcattaaattttattgctgAATGAAGACCACACGTAAATCATTTTTTTGGCTACTACAGAACAACCAATTTACCCCATAACATACATAACAGGATAAAATGAATCTACGAGGTAACAAAAGTCATGTGTTAATGATCTTTAAAGCTTAGTACTATATATTATGCTTGTTCAACTTCTATTAAATTTGCAAAATGTCAAcggcattaattttgttatcgTGCAAAAAGACTTACCCGGTTAGATTTGTTGAAACAGTCTGAGCTTTGTGATCTTCCATTTGTGCCATGTATCTACGattctttgaatttaaacttgCAGGACGTCACTCGAGTTTCAGAACTATTCGAAAAGAATTTTAAAGTATAATTTTTGATTTCATGTCATTTGCCGTCGACATACGCTAACTGATACTTGATGTACTGTTTCAACAATAAATCCCAAATAAAATCCTGAGTTCAAAGCGGCGAAGGCTTCCATATGAGTGCAAAAGAAGCACATTAGGCCCTGTAACGCTTGATTGTTGGTGGAAACCGTCTGATGTCTTGGAACAAATTAGTAACCTAACAAAAACTCTCATTGGACAGGAAACAAAAGGACCTTTTTCACCAATAAAAACAGGAATTTTCTATTATCCTCGTTTAGGAGCCCGCGAATTAATTAAGTGGTTatatttacaaaaatggacGCGTTATTTAGGATACGTGGCGTGATGATtaaaaacggtatgtttggcgcgtttcgaagctgcaaggatgataaaaatatgtttaaaatggcattttagcaaatgtttgacaattttaatgtgaatctccgcaaaaacgaaggatttccaacatgtattccatgtattccgattccggaatacggtcaatcgaacgcaccctaacaattattcaccgaagtggaggtgaatagtaaacacttaatgactggtccagaggaaaacagttccttttttttcccgagaatctcaatgtttccggggggcagccgagggaaacaaaatgaactatttcctgagggaccagtcattaagtgatttgttgaATAgcccaaaaagaaaaacgtcgtcagtcaacattcgcgggtaacagtgcactgttactctctgacgtcatagattttgcactgttgttTGTCGGGatacagttttattgttagatgtcatgtgatctcgaagtaaccaatgagagcggaCCTTGTTGggggaaattattattattattactatacaACACACAGGTTGAATAAAAAACGAAccaaaaaaactttgtttttgttaaggaggctcgaaatagtttctccttttttaaaaacaattaaacatattctgtccttagatacagttagggcaatcatatcaagacgaaatttggccagggtattaagtacctatcgtagatttctcacattatgttttcctccaaaaaaatgttaccatggcaacgatattaggcatttctttgagccttaaaatcaacatatgttgtcctttttgaagaaacgggacggtgaaattttcccattcagcgttatcagataatgttagaaatactctctaaaatatttaaaattcaacaaaatctgtaggtcagtttttcagaaaaataagtttttttgaattgtgactctaattttttttttcacctacagaatttttttaaattttaaagacaaacggtttaaattaatctaagctaacatgcaaaaaatgaaaaaaattcaccgtccagaatcagagatataaacgagtaaagttgcaaaatcaggaaaaattagggggttacaagatcagcatttacgcatgcgtcacccgctcattcgagtccgcgtgcgagtggagctacaggtcaacacaaacggatttaagcgactattaaaccgtttaagtagaattttcgtagttttcgtgaataggagatgtctatttatattccatgtatataggaattggagaaaggtaagcgaaattagcggtatttgtttatttctggtgacccatttgaatcatgagctgacgcaagcagcttacgaattgcgtgtgtggcttacgcgcgcgcgctcagctgaaaaccctttcgagcctccttaaatacaTTCGAGAATTTCAAATCTCGCGCGCCGCTTACTCGGAGGTGAATGGTGAGTGCTATTCATAATTTATTTCTAAACGTGTAAAAGTATACAAATCAGCGGCACATGATCCGATTGACAAAAAATTCTAAGCATTAGAAAATGTGTGAAAAATTGAATGAAGGCTGGTTGAGaaagtaaataacaataatgagtctaattgaaaaaaaacaaacaaacaaacaaacctggAAGTCATGTTTTGCTTCTTAATAACCGTGACCTTGAGTGTCCTTGACATCTGCAGCGAGATAGCATCacacaaccttgttcccagggtcaacgacaatggaggcagaaaagagagaccctgggaacgaggttgggtgacacaggcgctgatttcgaaagtGTACTGTTCGCTTTCGGCCTATTCGAAAAGAGATATTGACTTCCATGTATAATAATGACgcaaattaacgcaaatgaaCAGTCACGCAAATTTTCCATGTTCTGTCGACATTTGCTAATATGCTTCACTTCAAATCAGGCCGAATACCTTGATCTGCTCGCCCATGTCGCAAGTCCAAGCACAATGACGTGATATTTGGGTCTTCACTTGGCGGCACCATGATGTGGGAAATGCGATATTTTTGGAATATCTAAACTCAAAAGATAAGAAATCGGACTGGACGTCTTTCTATCGACGTGTCTTATTTAACCCATCGTTTATATGAAACTTCGTGACAGCCAAGGAATTTTAACAAATGAAATGGATCCAAAAGACATGCACATTTTTCATAACCAAAGCTGCGAATGCTCAAGAtttgaatgaatgaaaactttatttaaaacccGGTAAAAATATCAGTatgacaatagaaaacaaataAGAAATTCATTTTATGACTTGATTTAGTAATTACTCTAGCAGCGcaattttgtagtttttgtagttTCTCGCTCAGCTGTTGAGATAAGCCATCCCAAACAACACTGCAGTAGTCAAAATGTGGTTCGATAAGAcctttatatattttaatagCGGTATGCATTGAAATAAAAGGTCTGACTCGCTTAAGTGCACCGATACTGAAAGCGACCTTTTTTGAAGTTGCGTGTATGTGTTCCTTCCAGGATAGGTTTTCATCTATGTTCAGTCCAAGAGCTTTGCTATGATCTGTTTGGTTTATTTTGACGCCCTCTACATTAACATTTATTGTCTTGTCATTTAAAGACTGCAATTTTTGACGCGAGCTAATgaccataaactcagtttttgcCACATTTCAAAGTGGAATGAAGAACAAGTGGTTCCTGATCCTGTTGGAGAAAAGCAGAATCAGCTGAAGTGGTGACAGACTACTAATGCTTACGCTCGAAACGCCAGTTTTCTCTCTCTTTGTGCTGGTAAATCGACGTTTATCCACTCGTTTTGTAAATTACGCCCATGTACACCATTTTGTTACCATTCCCCTGGGTATTCTTTACCAGAGCCAAAAAAAGAGGATCATTCAATTCAGTAATCCACATTCAAAATCAGATTCTGCTTTTCAGTGATTCGTTAGCTGCTTTTGGATTAATTAAGGAAAACGAGCAAGATAACTGACTTGCCTGGAATCTACCCCCTACCAATGTAGCCCacgttcgattcccagactcggtgtcacaTGTGGGacaagtttgttggttctctactctgctctgagaggtttttctccgacGGTActttggttttcccctctccatgTGAAAACCAATGTTTAATCTGATTTAAGTGATTAATTTGATTTcgataggccagtttcgtattctcaaggttagactggatctagcatgaaatgcgATTCCTCTGGATTAGCCTCCATTTCGTGCTCGATCCAACCCAATCGTTAGAATACGTAGTGCCCCAGAGCAAGAAcacttgattttattttcaggtttttcaaaaagaaaaagaaagacgtTTCTTGTAGTTTCGTTTTCCGGTATTACAGAAATAGAGCAAAATAAAAGACACCAAAATCTTATCTTCAAATATAATTCTTTATTTGAAACcacattgtttaattttaaactacAAGATCCGTTCGACTTTGACCGCGACAGCCTTAGGGTTATGTCCATTAAACGTTTAGTTTGTAGGTTCAACTGTGCTAAACATTTGATGATTTGTCCACATTGCATTACTAAACAAAATAAGATCCatcattgctttttttaaagggAAAATGGTCATGGAGGTAACATGATCTCAAAAAGGTGATAAGTTTCATATTCTCTAGCTAAAATTAGTAAAATCGTGAACCtgagaaaattaaaacaacCGGCGGGTACTGAAGCTGCGCTTGTAGCACCTAGTTGGTCATTAACTTAATTATGATGAAGCGTTTCACTGAAAACTAGAAcgaatattctttttttttcaaaactgaacTGTGAAGCTTTTCCTAGCTTTCGGGCTGTCCACGACCAAGTATTATTCTATTATGACCGTACAAAACTtcatgaaagaaacaaacttaTAATCTGGACCGTAAGGTAGGTTAACAGCCTTCCTTGGATCAGATATATCTTTGCCGGCTCCATCTTTGTTCGTAGCAGCGGTTGATCCAAGCTTTTGGGACCACAATTTGTTGTTATCCAAACGCATGCAGTGGAAATCCGtgtctgaaaaacaaaagttaataAACTGAAAGTAAGCAAAACTATTGCAAATCGAGGTCTGAATAACATGTGAAGTTTTGGTCAGATTCAGGACTTTATGATAGGTTGCATGTTCCGAAAAAATGGTCTTGTAACTTTCACACTCAGCTGGCATTCAGCGAATGTACAGTACCCAAATAAATTCAATCTTTTCTTTGTAAAGTTAATTTTGAACACTTTTTCAGTAAGCACTGACTCAGAAATGTCTTTCAGCGATTACTGGGAAGAAAGAATATCCGATCTCTTaccaacagcaacaaaaagtgCCACCAAGCAGTTTGGCTGTTCCGGTGCCGCGGGGCAAGGGGCCTCTGGAGGCACATCCATTTTTAACCAACCGTCACTTTCGACAGCTGCAAGTACTTGGGCAACAGttaactcagtgattggtttaccACTGGCTTTACCAGGCTGTGCAAAACTGTTGGTTATCTTGTCGTTTGCGTAGTTGTAGCAGTTGTTATAGGGTTGAACGCAATTGGTGTTCCACCTTGCCAAGTTCAGTGGAGGTGCGTAGTGTAGTATCTTTCCAACTACTCGTGGAACATCTTGAGGTGTGGTACTCTGGGTTTTATCAGGTATCTTAGCTGAGATAGCTCCTGAGTCGATCGCTTGCAAAATCTTTTTCCGCAAGTCGTCTCTGATCAATCCTTGGGGCATAGTGTCCAGCAATAGCTTTTGAAGGGCTGCTGTCTCCGGGCCGACAATTAAGTCTGCTTGCTCAGCGTCGAAGGGCTGCACTAAGAAACCCCTGAAGCCAAGAATGGAGGGCATCTGTTTGTGACGGTAGGTGATTCCTTTGGCTCTGGCATCGTCCAAATGCTCCTTAATCGTTTTGAAGCTCTCATTTCGGGAATCAAACTTCCAAACAGGATCAGGAAGACCACTATATATGGCCAAAGTCACCTTAAGCTCTCCTAAGTGGGAAGAAAATAGTATTTTACTATTCAGAGGACTGTGCGTAGATATCTTAGGACCGTAAGCCATCTCAGTACTGATATATTGATAAATAAATGGTATATTTAAATCTGGGCACGTTTAATTACACTGGTAATTAGGTTTTTTAGGATCACGAGAATTTTCCCACCATGCCCGAGCCTCCTAGGGACTCAAAGTTCAATAATCAAAAActatcaaaactcaaagtacaATAAAACATTCCCATAAGACATTCTGTTTTGTATAAAACAAGTTATGTCGTCTGCAAAGAGAGAAAGTTTAACGTTTTCTTCTCGTACCCTTTATGTCAATTATATAGTATCACCATCCCTCGGCTAATCTTTACAGCTAAGATCTCCAGAGCTATAATTAGTCAAAGTTATGTAAGGATAAATAGACCGAGGACCGCGCAAACCTGGTCTCGTTGTAAAACCACAAAACATTACACAGCTGGAGCCGTTGTTGTACTCCTATCCACTTCGTGAATGAAGGGCCAAAGATGAATGCATGCAATACTCTTAAGAGAaagttaaatttttcaaagtcaATAGTCACTTAGATGTACCCAAGGATCCCCTTTGAGATGTGGATACTCAATCACGTGGATCATCAGTAGTTCAATTCTGATGAAATCAAAAATAGTTCTTCCCATGACAGTGGGGCTCAGTGAGCTCTGATTATAACGAATTCTTTCTGGAACCACACTTTGACACTTCAAATGCTTTGCCAAAGTTTTGGA
Above is a window of Montipora capricornis isolate CH-2021 chromosome 6, ASM3666992v2, whole genome shotgun sequence DNA encoding:
- the LOC138052435 gene encoding uncharacterized protein: MEGELKVTLAIYSGLPDPVWKFDSRNESFKTIKEHLDDARAKGITYRHKQMPSILGFRGFLVQPFDAEQADLIVGPETAALQKLLLDTMPQGLIRDDLRKKILQAIDSGAISAKIPDKTQSTTPQDVPRVVGKILHYAPPLNLARWNTNCVQPYNNCYNYANDKITNSFAQPGKASGKPITELTVAQVLAAVESDGWLKMDVPPEAPCPAAPEQPNCLVALFVAVDTDFHCMRLDNNKLWSQKLGSTAATNKDGAGKDISDPRKAVNLPYGPDYKFVSFMKFCTVIIE